A genomic window from Salvia hispanica cultivar TCC Black 2014 chromosome 5, UniMelb_Shisp_WGS_1.0, whole genome shotgun sequence includes:
- the LOC125186236 gene encoding prefoldin subunit 6-like isoform X2, translated as MAAIKELTRDLENKANDFRKLEKDIQKNQQVKKKYTIQLGENELVLKELDLLNEDTNVYKLIGPVLVKQDLAEANANVRKRIEYISAELKRLDSTLQDLQEKLNSKQESIAKLQQRIQTLQAGKAKA; from the exons ATGGCCGCTATCAAGGAGCTGACACGCGATCTAGAGAACAAAGCCAACGATTTCAGAAAACTTGAGAAAG ATATTCAGAAGAACCAGCAAGTGAAAAAGAAGTACACCATTCAGCTCGGCGAAAACGAGCTCGTGCTCAAG GAACTGGATTTGTTGAACGAGGACACGAATGTGTACAAATTGATTGGTCCGGTGCTAGTGAAGCAGGATTTGGCTGAGGCTAATGCCAATGTTCGGAAGCGGATTGAATATATCTCTGCCGAATT GAAACGCTTAGATAGTACTCTTCAAGATTTACAAGAAAAGCTAAATAGCAAGCAAGAATCG ATTGCCAAGCTACAACAAAGAATCCAGACTCTTCAAGCTGGAAAAGCAAAGGCCTAA
- the LOC125186856 gene encoding prefoldin subunit 6-like isoform X1, with amino-acid sequence MAAIKELTRDLENKANDFRKLEKDIQKNQQVKKKYTIQLGENELVLKELDLLNEDTNVYKLIGPVLVKQDLAEANANVRKRIEYISAELLPSYNKESRLFKLEKQRPNMKNILMITGFCKSDGCFQMSEFGEPSSMPY; translated from the exons ATGGCCGCTATCAAGGAGCTGACACGCGATCTAGAGAACAAAGCCAACGATTTCAGAAAACTTGAGAAAG ATATTCAGAAGAACCAGCAAGTGAAAAAGAAGTACACCATTCAGCTCGGCGAAAACGAGCTCGTGCTCAAG GAACTGGATTTGTTGAACGAGGACACGAATGTGTACAAATTGATTGGTCCGGTGCTAGTGAAGCAGGATTTGGCTGAGGCTAATGCCAATGTTCGGAAGCGGATTGAATATATCTCTGCCGAATT ATTGCCAAGCTACAACAAAGAATCCAGGCTCTTCAAGCTGGAAAAGCAAAGGCCTAATAT GAAGAATATTCTCATGATTACAGGTTTCTGTAAAAGTGATGGTTGTTTTCAAATGTCTGAATTTGGAGAACCGTCTTCGATGCCATATTAA
- the LOC125191196 gene encoding potassium channel KAT3-like isoform X2 — MSFAYSKNFLRRFCVEDFQTGAEGTSSSFFSSHLIPSLGARINQTTRLRKHIISPFSPRYRAWEMFLILLVVYSAWISPFEFAFLPYKQDAMFVVDNVVNAFFAVDIVLTFSVAYMDSQSYLLVDDHKKIALRYVSTWFGFDLCSTVPFQALSILFTDHSGGLGFKLLSMLRLWRLRRVSSLFARLEKDTRFNYFWTRCTKLVSVTLFAVHTAGCFNYMIADRYPDPQKTWIGAVYPDFKRLSLWDRYITAMYWSIVTLTTTGYGDLHAENPREMLFGVCYMLFNLGLTAYIIGNMTNLVVHWTSRTRTFRDSVRAASEFAKRNQLPPRIEDQLLSHICLKFKTEGLKQQETMNGLPKAIRSSIAHYLFYPVVQNVRLFHGVSQEFLLQLVPEMEAEYYPPREDVILQNEAPTDVYILVTGSVKFAVKINGQDHVVGKASAGDIFGEVGVLCGKPQPFGVRTTEVSQILRLNRSTFLNILHAYSEDERVVMNNLFMKMKACGGFNVEGQHDPSLYTTRCFDGDSYGHTRYQDSFHNEAVKQHTVDIENSSCTTTHQKENNNTKGSKAEVDSSTEDDQTSLNVAIRQGNIEMIRFLLERGANVNIPDARGWTPKALAEMQADRGIYDLILNYENKKKHGSINDVTNHARAVIPEKKRVTIHMKCENSKHSEKKLPKLIVLPDSIEDLLKIAGKKIRR; from the exons ATGTCGTTCGCCTACTCCAAGAACTTCCTACGGCGCTTCTGTGTCGAGGATTTCCAGACCGGGGCCGAGGGGACCAGCAGTAGCTTCTTCTCCAGCCACCTCATTCCCTCCCTCGGAGCGAGGATCAATCAAACCACGAGGCTTAGGAAGCACATCATCTCCCCTTTCAGCCCCCGGTATAG GGCATGGGAGATGTTTCTGATTCTCCTGGTCGTCTACTCCGCGTGGATCTCCCCGTTCGAGTTTGCATTCCTTCCCTACAAGCAAGACGCCATGTTCGTTGTGGACAACGTTGTCAATGCCTTCTTTGCTGTCGACATCGTCCTCACCTTCTCCGTGGCCTACATGGACAGCCAGTCGTATCTTCTGGTCGACGATCACAAGAAGATAGCGTTGAG GTATGTGTCGACCTGGTTTGGTTTTGATCTCTGCTCGACGGTGCCGTTTCAAGCTCTCAGCATACTCTTCACAGATCACAGCGGCGGATTAGGCTTCAAATTACTCAGCATGCTCCGGTTGTGGCGTCTCAGACGGGTCAGCTCCCTCTTTGCAAG GCTCGAGAAGGACACCCGGTTCAACTATTTCTGGACTCGCTGCACCAAGCTCGTGTCG GTCACTCTGTTCGCGGTGCACACTGCTGGCTGCTTCAACTACATGATTGCTGACAGGTATCCCGACCCGCAGAAGACGTGGATCGGTGCAGTGTATCCAGATTTCAAACGGTTGAGCCTCTGGGACAGATACATAACCGCAATGTATTGGTCCATCGTGACTCTAACGACGACAGGTTACGGGGACTTACACGCGGAGAACCCGAGAGAGATGCTGTTCGGAGTCTGCTACATGCTGTTCAATCTCGGACTGACAGCATACATCATAGGAAACATGACAAACCTCGTCGTGCACTGGACCAGCCGCACGAGAACCTTC AGAGACTCTGTCCGTGCTGCTTCGGAGTTTGCAAAGAGGAATCAGCTGCCCCCGCGGATTGAAGACCAACTCCTGTCGCATATATGTCTCAAGTTCAAGACGGAAGGGTTGAAGCAGCAGGAGACGATGAATGGCCTGCCGAAGGCCATTCGTTCCAGCATTGCACATTACCTGTTTTACCCCGTTGTTCAAAATGTCCGTCTCTTCCACGGGGTTTCTCAGGAGTTCCTTCTCCAACTG GTACCGGAGATGGAGGCTGAGTACTACCCTCCAAGGGAAGACGTTATTCTGCAAAACGAGGCTCCAACAGATGTATATATACTGGTCACCGGATCAGTG AAATTTGCTGTCAAAATCAACGGACAGGATCAT GTAGTCGGAAAGGCTTCTGCAGGGGATATTTTCGGGGAGGTAGGAGTCTTATGTGGAAAGCCACAGCCGTTTGGTGTTCGAACGACAGAAGTCTCTCAGATATTGCGGCTGAACAGAAGCACGTTTCTCAACATTCTTCATGCTTATTCAGAAGACGAGCGCGTTGTTATGAACAATCTTTTCATG aaaatgaaagcATGCGGAGGCTTCAACGTAGAGGGCCAGCATGATCCAAGTTTGTACACAACAAGATGTTTTGATGGAGACAGCTATGGTCACACTCGGTATCAAGATAGTTTCCACAACGAGGCAGTGAAACAACATACAGTAGATATCGAGAATTCAAGTTGTACGACAACACATCAAAAAGAGAATAACAATACCAAAGGAAGCAAAGCTGAAGTGGATTCTTCTACAGAGGACGACCAAACATCTCTCAACGTTGCTATTCGACAAGGTAATATAGAGATGATCCGTTTTCTGCTGGAAAGAGGTGCAAATGTGAACATACCGGATGCGAGAGGTTGGACACCAAAGGCATTGGCAGAAATGCAAGCAGATAGAGGCATATACGACCTTATActgaattatgaaaataaaaagaaacatgGGAGC
- the LOC125186856 gene encoding prefoldin subunit 6-like isoform X2 — MAAIKELTRDLENKANDFRKLEKDIQKNQQVKKKYTIQLGENELVLKELDLLNEDTNVYKLIGPVLVKQDLAEANANVRKRIEYISAELKRLDSTLQDLQEKLNSKQESIAKLQQRIQALQAGKAKA; from the exons ATGGCCGCTATCAAGGAGCTGACACGCGATCTAGAGAACAAAGCCAACGATTTCAGAAAACTTGAGAAAG ATATTCAGAAGAACCAGCAAGTGAAAAAGAAGTACACCATTCAGCTCGGCGAAAACGAGCTCGTGCTCAAG GAACTGGATTTGTTGAACGAGGACACGAATGTGTACAAATTGATTGGTCCGGTGCTAGTGAAGCAGGATTTGGCTGAGGCTAATGCCAATGTTCGGAAGCGGATTGAATATATCTCTGCCGAATT GAAACGCTTAGATAGTACTCTTCAAGATTTACAAGAAAAACTAAATAGCAAGCAAGAATCG ATTGCCAAGCTACAACAAAGAATCCAGGCTCTTCAAGCTGGAAAAGCAAAGGCCTAA
- the LOC125186235 gene encoding ornithine transcarbamylase, chloroplastic-like, protein MAATISCHLSSVSSPESAPLSSSSSHSRGAKNLLRFPSVSVSTPAIPQRISCQAVSSAPPSSSVNLKAELGLKDFLHIDDFDKETIFKILDRAKEVKALIKSGERTYLPFKGKTMAMIFAKPSMRTRVSFETGFHLLGGHALYLGPDDIQMGKREETRDVARVLSRYNDIIMARVFAHQDILDLANYATVPVINGLTDFNHPCQIMADALTIIEHVGQLEGTKVVYVGDGNNIVHSWLLLASIIPFHFVCACPRGFEPDARTAKKAMKAGVSKIEIVNDVKEAVKGADVVYSDVWASMGQKEEAEYRHTAFQGFQVDEKLMKIAGPKAYFMHCLPAERGVEVTDGVIEAPNSIVFPQAENRMHAQNAIMLHALGL, encoded by the exons ATGGCGGCGACCATTTCTTGCCACCTCTCCTCCGTTTCCTCACCGGAATCAGCTCCGCTCTCATCGTCGTCCTCGCACTCGCGCGGTGCTAAAAACCTCCTCCGATTCCCCAGCGTCTCTGTATCCACTCCTGCAATTCCTCAACGAATCTCGTGCCAGGCTGTTTCTTCTGCGCCGCCCTCGTCTTCTGTCAATCTTAAAG CGGAATTAGGCCTTAAAGATTTCCTTCACATAGATGATTTTGACAAGGAGACTATTTTTAAGATCTTGGATCGGGCCAAGGAGGTCAAGGCTCTTATTAAATCAGGAGAAAGGACATACCTCCCATTTAAAGGAAAAACTATGGCTATGATATTTGCCAAACCGTCTATGAGGACAAGAGTCTCGTTTGAGACAGGCTTTCATTTGCTCGGAGGGCATGCTCTGTACCTTGGGCCTGATGATATCCAAATgggtaagagagaggaaactCGCGATGTTGCTCGCGTACTGTCTCGCTATAATGACATCATTATGGCACGAGTTTTTGCTCATCAG GATATTCTAGATCTTGCTAACTACGCCACTGTCCCTGTGATCAATGGCTTGACAGACTTTAACCATCCTTGTCAAATTATGGCTGATGCACTCACGATCATTGAACACGTTGGTCAACTTGAAGGGACAAAG GTTGTCTATGTTGGAGATGGGAACAATATTGTGCACTCCTGGCTGTTGTTGGCATCTATCATTCCTTTCCACTTTGTTTGTGCCTGTCCCAGAGGCTTCGAACCTGATGCAAGGACAGCTAAGAAAGCAATGAAGGCTGGAGTCagcaaaatagaaatagttaATGATGTCAAAGAAGCTGTAAAGGGAGCTGATGTTGTCTATTCAGATGTCTGGGCCAGCATGGGACAGAAGGAAGAAGCTGAATACCGTCATACAGCTTTTCAAGGATTCCAG GTGGACGAGAAGCTGATGAAGATAGCGGGTCCAAAAGCATATTTTATGCATTGTCTGCCAGCTGAGAGGGGTGTTGAGGTCACTGACGGTGTCATTGAAGCCCCGAACTCCATTGTCTTCCCCCAAGCTGAGAACAGGATGCACGCGCAGAATGCTATAATGCTTCATGCCCTTGGGCTTTGA
- the LOC125186236 gene encoding prefoldin subunit 6-like isoform X1: MAAIKELTRDLENKANDFRKLEKDIQKNQQVKKKYTIQLGENELVLKELDLLNEDTNVYKLIGPVLVKQDLAEANANVRKRIEYISAELLPSYNKESRLFKLEKQRPNMKNILMITGFCKSDGCFQMSEFGEPSSMPY, translated from the exons ATGGCCGCTATCAAGGAGCTGACACGCGATCTAGAGAACAAAGCCAACGATTTCAGAAAACTTGAGAAAG ATATTCAGAAGAACCAGCAAGTGAAAAAGAAGTACACCATTCAGCTCGGCGAAAACGAGCTCGTGCTCAAG GAACTGGATTTGTTGAACGAGGACACGAATGTGTACAAATTGATTGGTCCGGTGCTAGTGAAGCAGGATTTGGCTGAGGCTAATGCCAATGTTCGGAAGCGGATTGAATATATCTCTGCCGAATT ATTGCCAAGCTACAACAAAGAATCCAGACTCTTCAAGCTGGAAAAGCAAAGGCCTAATAT GAAGAATATTCTCATGATTACAGGTTTCTGTAAAAGTGATGGTTGTTTTCAAATGTCTGAATTTGGAGAACCGTCTTCGATGCCATATTAA